The genomic DNA ATCTATGCCGAAAAATGAGCttgttacaaattttctgaacacgTAGATACTAGTAAATGCTGTGATTTATATTTTGCGATCATGGTGTACGTTAGAATCAAATCACAGAACATTTAAATATATAACCTTTAATGGTTTTTTCTTCCCTATACAATCACAGCAGTGTTTTTGATCAAGTTTTCTTAATAAAAAATTGCTGTATCAATATGTCTGCCAGATATGTTTAGGGCTCTGGATCATTTTCTATAACGCGACAATTTTGGCTTGTTATTGATCCATGGGCTAACGCTTTTAGGAGCCcgtaaaaataaaacaagctgaagACAGATAACTGAAACGTCAAACAGACGTTTCAGGGTCATGCTATCACTCGTTGGTGTTAATTTTGAACAGAAATACTCCAGCGTTTGTACTGGACAATGTAATATCGATTTAAAGCTATATTGAATTATGTCACATGTTCCGATTGTAAACATTGATTACAAATTTCCGCAGTTGCCAATGTTTtggcttttagaaaatatatactgTAAAAGGGTTAGGACCTCAGCTTTGTGAAGAGATTCCAAAGTTTGGAAGGGCCGCACCATAAACTTCCATGCGAATTTCACCCACACTGCTTTCTTTCTCATATTTCAACTTTAGATCCCATCAAATGTCTTATATGCAAGTATGACATTGAAGATATCCTTTGCAATAGTATACGATATACCCTGCTTAAAGACAACAAGAGTGGCAAATGGATATTGGAGGCATTCCACCTCACTTCAGCCGACGAGGAGATCACATATTGTTGGTTTGATGACGACTCAAATACCAAGCTAGGGCAGAACACCGTCATCGTCAGAGGTGATGCCCTCTTTTTTATAAACAtacattatgattattaatgtGTCATCCTTAATCTTTCAAATATGCTGTGTAACTTTCAGGCACCAATAGAACATCATGTAGAAACAAActaatatagaaataaaggacgacgcactgaccattaacgtatatttatgggcaagggcgagaggaaagccgagtttaacgggcgaggcttgctaagcccgttaattttttgGCTTTCTTCttgcccgcgcccataaataaacgttaatggtcagcgcggagtctattatattatcaacgaacccaagaaaaccggcaatttttgcgaaaattttccacgcaaacgacaacggggccccagaacgaACTTGTGAATAGTGCGCGTGCTGTAAAATGTTTGCAAGTCAGTAGAGTTTtaaaaaaagtgtctaaacttggctcaaaagtgcttcattttattttttgatggattatgatttttgtacaaatcaaaattttacgttttagctgtacAGTTACGatatttacgatattattcatattcatggatctgtaaacagaccattactgagtagatgtgggcagtcacgtggttcagttCGGCCAATTAAAATGTGACGCACAGGGCATGGTAACATAATAGGGAGGTAATGAAGACAAACCGCACAAGTACAGTCTTCAAATAATGCACAGCTATGCGAGcatgaatgaaaaaaattatcatttttcacattatGTGTTGCTATCgtatgttttatttcattttcacagaAAGACGGAGTTCTAACATCACCGTGATCGGCAAGGAACATTCAAACATATCAGTTGTGACGCATATACATTGTGAGAAAGCAGTGGATGTTGCATATAAAAACGGAAATACACATCACTTTGACTTTGCTTTGGAGGGTGGGAACGCGACCGGGTGTAACGTGTACACCAGCTCCTATTCTTTATCCTTTGCATTTTACTATTTATCATTCAACGTTTGGAACGTGACGGGTGACTTAGCGGGAATGCACACCTTGGCTGTTGCTGGTTGCAATAATTTTACAACTGAGCTTTCCGTCAAATTAGAAGTAATTGGTGAGTGTGTAATCACCGTACGAAAATGTAATTGACTGGTGAATATTAATGGAGATCGAAAAAGCACAAATCAAAAAGGTGTCCGACACTGATGCAAATTAGGGAGTCATAAACTTAATATTGTTCAAGAATCTAAAACAGCAcagctttacatgtaaaaatcatgtaATTACAACTACGACAAGACAAAAGATCGCAATCGAACTTTATGTTTATAAATTAGAAATCATATATTATGATGTATTATGCGCGGATGATCGTCAGGAAGTTTACCAAGATAGCATATACAAAACTCCGTGAACTTATCTCATGTTGACATGTAACGTCTGAAACAAAGAGTCCCTGTGAAAAATTAGAATAACTGAAACTTTATAGTTACTTTGAAAACGTGGTGCGTTATTTTGATAATCTCCATTACGAAGTAAAGTGTGTAACATGTTTTTAATTGCAGAAGGATCGAAGAAGGACACAACGAAACCCGGTAGTGAGTCATCAGATGATATTGATGACGAAACTGTCTGGTGTTCGTGTATCAACGGGACACAGTTGCTACTTCCCTTCAATGTTGAATCAGAGGTGAAGGTATGAAGCATTTTGCACTCTAAACATGTGAATAATCCATGACGAAACATTAAGATAATAGTGTGATCAGACAGGGAGTGTTGATAGAGACAAGGGAAATATCAGGACATTTAATCATAtgcaattgttttgttttgcatctAATGGCGAGCGATTGCCAAGTTTGACATAAGCTATTAACACTAACCAATCAAAACGTCGTTAGCAAATGCATTCGTTTACTAATGATATAAAGAAAAAGAATGATATTTAATTGTCAACCCGTGTGTACCGTTTCAAACAATAAAGTAAATGTGTGATAATATAAAGTAAGGAATCCGTGATTTCGTTCGCTATTTGACCAATGTTGACAGGAGAAAGTCAGCAGCGTCTGATTATTACTAATCCTTATACTCTGTCCTTTAAAGAAAGTTTTGTAAATTCAGTCGGATGTGCTAACGTACAATATGATGTTAATCACTGAGGACGACAAAATCGTTGTTTCCAGGGAAAAGGTATCTACCGTGTGAAAAGCAATGGCACGTTTTTGATATGGTCTGCTGATCACAGGAACGCAGAGGATAGTATTGAATACGTCTGCCAACTTCCTGAAAATTGCGTGTATTCCGCGAACGAAACACTTGGTAGGGGTATGACAGGTGCGTACTTcgatcaaaataaaaatcaaagcaATTGTGCTGCAAAGTATTATCAAGATGTGTATGAGGAACGAACTTTTCTTATTAAACCTCTTAGAGTTACTCGAAACACTCGAAACAATTGCTCTAATAATGATAGGGTGgcataataatttattttctatatgcCACACGTGACGAAATAATCGCCGTGCGctttgaagtcaaaaagtccctcCCGTAATAATGTAGCAACAAACATCTAAGCGCATAGAACATCGCAATACtttaaaaatgtatgtatgtatgtatgtatgtatgtatgtatgtatgtatgtatgtatgtatgtatgtatgtatgtatgtatggatggatggatggatggacacacacacacacacacctatatgtgtgtgtgtgtgtgtgtgtgtatatatatatatatatatatatatatatatatatatatatatatatatatatatatatatatatatatatatatatatataattatttatatatatatattatatatatatatatatatatatatatatatatatatatatatatatatatatatatatatatatatatatatatatatacacacacgaaatgtacacaaaatgtatacaatgtgccctcccggttatcaccttAATGGCTTCATGGcaatctctgaacttgggcacagagagtacggttacacattgttgaggattgcaCCAGAGTGCTCGAACGGCAACACGTACTATGAGCGAAGCACcctgccaacagtgaacgccccttattacgcaagaggctgcccaacgatctcagagtgctctaactgctaagcagtgagcgaaatacacaaaatgtatacaatgtgccctcccggttatcaccattatggcttatatattatatatatatatatatatatatatatatatatatatatatatatatatatatatatatatatatatatatatatatatatatatatatatatatatatatatatatacacatttataccactccaggtcatgtaacctattgttcttgccatccatttatccctgtaaacacgactgacacctattgttcttatgcaaaataagtaatcagtcatacttttttcatatttaaataagtaatcaccacactttaatgaaagaaaatcattatcatatcaataaatgtgtagtgattacttatttaaatatgaaaaaaagtataACTGATtactacagtggaatttgatcgagtgtccgttttgccttgcagagctcgacaagtctacatgttgcttatccttagaaaagtaaacatttgcaacaaattgagtatttggtgttagattacagcgcacgcggcgaacgtttcccagacactgtctcgtctacaataatgacagtcgtttcagcatgccactcatgcacaacaagcttgacaccgcactatagctatagcacatcatcaaagttttctttcagctacagctttgtgtactttgatttgggaaatataactcagacaaaactcactggcatatttttcgaggatctatatctcgaggaaagtcctcaacatcaaccggactgactctcggcgttttattacagtgaaacattgtattttttcagcaaggtaaagaatattttgaaggcagagagatatcatcgtcccctccatgctaacccgttgccgtgtatgatgccgtccgggaaattaagtgccaaaatacggtgaattatttcagaaacacttggtgtgttattcaatggcacaaaatgtaccgtgttgattgaattgcacttgcctgtgcaaaatcaacacttttcttcaagtctattttgtagctcagagaagtgtcaattcagagagaagtgtcaattgagaaagtttcatttagctgagacaaaagagaaagcgggattaaagtttcatttaggagtgtttagcattttctggttgacaatattcagtgttgtattgtgtcaaacttgttgacagagtagactgcactcgcaatgctacagactgcatgctgaaggaactgttgtcgtgattgctgacatcgagaggagaagaaaggtttttttttttaaagaatttacttgtttcttcataaagttcccaatttaaagtaaacacctaaaagaaaactggtgaggtgcatgtagtgcagtgttatgcttgttgtcagtgacatgctgaaacgactgcagtgatcgtgacgagacagtgtatgcgtttgccgcgcgctgtaatctaacaccaaccaaagacgaagactcaatttgttgcaaatgtttacttttctaatgataagcaacatgtagactcgtcgagctctgcaaggcaaaccggacactgaATCAAATTCCGCTGTAATTTGCAAGAAAACAATAGATCAAGTCGAGatgtctaaagcattcacacacattcaataacaaaatgaagacaatttgtgcaactgatatgttatagcatcacattttataattcaattttaactttctttggaaCAAGCTAaatgtaagcaacatgatttgttcATGAAGACTGTTCATctttagattcggcgtcttcttgggttggaccaatcttgtctgttttgttacttCGTTTTGTTGTAACTTTCCGGtgttatcatcgccaagtacttttttataagttgaagaacacatcgtggattttatgcgctccgTAGTAGCCGCTGCTCTTttagggcagtttgcccgtgtaaaatccactttggttgttttacatggccgtccatggaactccaaagtctcttgggtcatcagatcagacaagtgaacaaggtccatcttgaccagtcgaaaacacgaaaatggtattgaaagcctgatgcatccacgaggcaatcacatgcatctacagattgaattccttctcgctagccaataaccaacaagatagagtaaggcaaaccctttatttaaccaatcagactaaaatagtttccttctacacaggtgcattataccactctgtagcccttattcaaatgcagctttgcagttgaccagagcccttgtcctacttgtctgggataggtcattctcccaaactcgcatgccaggtgcataatcACTCGCCCCGATCCCTAAATATGGAagtgctcatgaataataattttgGGGTCAAGGTATCATAGTGTCCAATCAGAtccgtgcacagagtccaaggccgtGACCTACTACATGTACCTCTGccgtgttttgattttgcttcgcaaAGAAACGTGCTCGCCGTTGcccataaacatatatttttgcTCTTTTCTAAGCATCTTCTTATTTCTAACTGTGTCAGATTAAAAAGGCGAGATTGTTCGGGAAACAAATTTAGGGATAGGCTTTGGTGTGCGCAGTGTTTGAAACTCATGCAAAATCGCTACTGGCCAAGCGGGCCAGTAACTTATAAAATTCACTGGCCgaaaggaaatcaactggtccTGGACATAATACGGAATTTTTACTTGAAGGGAAATACAGGGGCCCTGCTGTAGGTGGCTCAATATTCAAATACCTgttggtagtaaagggaaagcaactccacacatcgttcatatttgggttgtttgcgttttatgtatgatatcgtgtataatataagtgtatatcctgtttggctgtttcatgtaaattgttgtttttagccatggcgagacgtacccgtaatctacgtgtcttgtgttactCCGGGTTGGGGCGGAGAGAttactgtgacactacgatcctttggcgctacgtttcgaaaacagagttttcttcatcagtcgcttaaaattcagttttgttcggtgagacgtgttgaatggttgattgtttttattttgtaatatgttgttccatttGAGTTTGTTGTTCATATAAGGAAGCTAAAATATCTACTGTTTGATCTCGTTGTGTTTGTATAGGTTCTTGAGAAcatgagtttgagctattgttgtttttgtgaagtctggcgcttataagtgtgtcgcctatatttctgttccttctgtatgcgattattggtttgttttggaacagtttttttagtgttttcgtctttttcaagttcatgccagttttctgtcagggcttgcttgatttttgttgtttctatgtacgggctgtatgttgttatgaagactattgtattattggtggcgttatttttgtctttttgttgttcaagcagttgttttcttttttatgatttgtctctctgataatgcgttctatttcatttttcttgtattgtcggtcctgtaatttttcactaaattgtgtgactttctgtgtaaaatcggtttcgttgttgcatgttctgatgtatcgtaatgtttcacctttgatcagaccattgaatgttgctgccggatggcatgagtttctttgtaagaattggaatgtatctgttggctttgtgtgtgtcttgatgtcgagaatattctctttgttgtaccgatgacctttgtagatagtcaggtctaggtatgtgatttcttgaggggagctttcaaacgaaaatttgaacgTGGGATgtattttgttaatgtttgatatgaattcattgagttcgtgttgtgttccgatgaaatcAGAAAGACATcatccctgaacctcagccaggtcgatatttgttgtttgtgtttatgtattattctcatttctgtctcgtggaATGTGAGGTCAGCCAGCTCGGGCGACGTTGGCGAACCCATTGCCACCCCGTAAATCTGCCTGTagaattcatcattgaattcaaatgtgttgttttttaagattatttctagcagagctatcatgtatttcgttggtggttgcttgattatgtaattgtttgatgatctttcctgatttaatgctctgccgactgattcaatCGCCTCATCATGAGGTGTATTCGTGTACATGGAATttacatccagtgttactagtgtcgcattggtcggaactttgattgtctcaattttccgtataaagtctgttgtgtctttgatgtatgttggttgtttcttgacgatttgtttgagaaaatggtcaatgaactctgatatgtgaaatgttggactggagcatCCACTTATGATTGGCCGTCCTATGAATATAGCTCCTGGTGGCGGCACTTTGTGAATTTTtggtagaaggtaccaaagtggtgttcttatttttctattgaTTGGATTCAGATATTCATATGTGTGAtggtcaatgtgtttttcattgtacatttctgttatgaGATTGTGTATGACTTCTATTGTGTTTCGTGTGTCATCTGCtgccaattttgtgtagtatCGTTGGTCGTTAAGTTGACGTTGACATTCTTTTATGTAATCATTAGTGTTTAAAATTGCTGTCCCCCGACCTTTATCAAATGGTTTGATGGTtatctgtttgttctttgatagcGTTATTAACGCTATTTTTTCTGCAcgtgtcatgttgttttttgtgtttcgaaaaggtgtgttaacaatagccaattttgtCGCTTCCAAATAATTCTCTAGTTTTGTGTTCTCGGTTGTATGTGGGATCCATTTCGAGTTTACTTTGAATGGGTGTTTTACGgtctgtttgtgtctcatgatataTCGGAGTCTCATTTCCGAATGTATTTTTTGATGTCCTCTAATAGGTGGATTCTGTTAGGACGATTTGGTgtgggaatgaattttaagcctttgctaagtacgttgatttcaatgttggtgagtttgtgtgttgataggttttttatgaatctgagatttttgtttgttacagTGCTCAATTTGTTCTATTGCGATgtttcgttatttttgtcatactgtgattcttgtttctgtgttttcttttttagctttgttctgttttttgtaGTTTCTATTGTGTTTGGATTTGTGTTGTCTGTGTTCTTGGTGGTTCATTGTTTttaacggtagttctcttttcatATGTGTTGGCCTTGGTGGTTCATTGTTTttaacggtagttctcttttcatATGTGTTGGCTtgtcccgcgtgtcaatagccaacttttgtctattgacaggcacCATACAGTGGCTCTGCACCATTTTTCTACATTACCGATactatagtacatgtatgttatgtgtGTGGAATCTGAGGCAGCCTCAGATTAAGATTCAAATTCGGAGAACTATGTAACCACTGACTATAGAATGTACGAAAATGAACAAGCATTTTTTAGTCGATTGTAGGGGTGGGATATCACTTCTTTGACTAAGACAGAAGTGGATCAACGTCCTTTTTTCCCCGTGGCATTGGTACAGATGCTGcctttgtgcaaaaaaaaaaaccgtaacttttctatcagtaagataggaggtcttttggtctcgtctcgactcgtctcggtccgggttttcTGACTCGCCGCAAATAATTATATTTGAGCACTCCGTAAACAGAATCCGCAGTTTTGTGAACCCGGAAGTATATCGTGTTCGGCTCAATAtacccatggaggtagtactactctactacctccatgatataCCATACATTGCCTATGCTATCGACAGCCAGCGAAACTGCCCACGATCAAAGCCAGTGCAACgctatctgtgcaaaatttatgGCCACTCATGCTTtatgtgatggaaaacctcccTTAGTGTAACATGGACATAGCTGACTAACTTTGGATTTCGATTTCGTTAACATGATGTTCATACAGCGGGCTGGGGGTTGGCGCACTTCTACACAACTCTCCCACCGCCGTGCCGCCCACAATTCCGATACCCCGTATACACGAAGCACAAAGCCGCCAGACAGATTGCTGGAAACCCGTAGTTCAGCTCTGTTGTGGTTTGTAAGTTGGCATCATTGCTTGTTGGAGAGGTTTTTTCCGGGATGGGGAGCCACAGCGTACGGCTGTGCAAGTCTACACCTTTCACTGCACAGTGCCCGTTTCAATTGCCTGTAACTCTATAGGCAACCATGGAAATCAAAACCACACCGTCATTTGCAAGCCAAGGgttcaaagatcattttccaTATGCAAAAATAGTTGGCCACCAATGAAAATTGTTGTTTCAAAGCAAGCCTTTTTGTTTGCTTATCACCTGAAAGCTACCATCTGATTGGTCCAAAGGTTTGTATAATGAGAAGGCGCTgtcctcattaaatattcatgagtacTTCCATATTTGGGGATCGGGTAGAGTgataatgacctctgtgaacctttcgacgtacaatgggtcactccattctattgtgggtattcaaatcaaaagtagacgatttattgacagtaattttcaaattttagagaagattggcctgtttttcgtggtataagtcgttaatcgcacctcgtaggtgtgctgttacagttgtaatcaccacacttatggtcaggaacttgtaaacatcactcggccttcggcctcgtgatgtttacaagttcctgaccataagtgtggtgattacaactgtaacagcacacctacgaggtgcgattaactATACATATAAACATCGGACTCACCGATAACATCTTCAGGGCACGCTTCGCTAATTACATGCAATTGTTCCTTGTTGAAAGGTATAGGCACTGTACCAAGCTCTCCAAGTACGTCTGGTCCCTCAAACAAAATAAccaggtctttgacatttcgtggtcaattatttacaaagcatcaagttactctaacataagccaACGATTTAATCTTTCTATATCAGAAAAACTACACATTATcagtgctgacaaatctacgctgttaaaatATCGCTCGGagctggtttcaaaatgtcgccaccgtaacaaatattatttatcaaattttaacaccacctacaaatagaatgataCGCcccgatcatacatatataagactGACGAGCTAAAAGTCCTTTCACAAGTACCGGGATCTACGTTCAATAAGTCGTACAGTGGAGGCATTCTCGTCAATTGACAGGTGTTAAAATTTATACCGTTCGTTGGTCATCGCTCACTGCGTGACGTAATTAGATCGATGATGGCTAGATTGCATTGGTTGATCTTGTAACGTTGTCCCAGTGTTTACATGCAACTTTTAAGAGGCAAAAGGTTAAATAGCGCTAAATAATACATGAAGTCATTGGCCTCCATGTCAGTGTTATTGTGCTCTGCGTCCTCTGAGATCGAATTTACTGTACGATGAAACTCCACAGGTTACATgctatgtatatgtataataaTTAGTGTTAGCTGATATTGTTAGTTGTAGCCCTACTCTTTTTGATTAAAAGCTGGActaaattattttatcaaagGTATCAATAAGTATGTTTATTATTCACTGTAACAGTTGtagtttatttttaatacactgcagaaaatattatttacattttatattgcatttgttatgttatgtttcacTCCAGTTTaagttttttgtaaatttccttTATGCTAAGCCTTCTTTTTATAGTTCATTGACTTCACTCATAATTAGATATCACTTAATTTAATATCCATGAACAAGTTATCCTTTAATGTGAATTAACAAGAAAATGAATGAGCAGCAAACCTACGCTTCTTAAGCATGGCCATTACTCTCTTCGTGCGTCGCTGCTGCAATTTACAGTACACGTATTGAAAATGACGCTTCCCTCACTGAAACTGTATAGCGCCTTTTCATAGTTCAGACACAGGAAAGAGACCGAAATGCCTACCTCCAAGAACGATTTAACAGATCGTaactgcaaaatattttcagaagcACACAATACTGCAAAAAGTCGATGACCTTTAGTTGAAATACAACTAATTCTGTTATTGGAGTCATCCCATCAACTACCTGGTAAATCAAATTTATATGGCTATAGTGTGACCTTCGGACTTAAGTATTGTATATCGTAACGTGTGAAACGGTATGGAGACCATATAAATTAACacaaagggcgacgaattcggacgcgcacacgctttagaacgtttctgcgcaaatttaactccagcctgccgcaaatgggttattttgtagcgcatgtattaaCATCACctttcattgttgaaattgcgcttttacctaattttttgacccagtctcttagaaatacatgtgacctttaaccttgtcatattttgacccctaggaagctgttttttattcaatatgagcgcaaaattaacatttctctcgcatttacatggcgcatattacccattcacctggagatattgtaaaaagtagcgtggtgacacccttttattaaaagcgTAAACTAAATGGtgttatgtcaggattttattcgccaagtttggtcaaaatgacacccattcaaagcgacaggaagaaagtccgaaaattatgtagtgatataatttcgatatcgtcattttgtaatcgatacttatgttaaaatttctttacaaacatcatgaaaactatacattcgatagatatggatcttaatccttggtatttattaaaattaactcatttgctaagcgttttataattgctttcttaggtttaagtgaattatatcatttttatttatttctaattacgccattttaacgtccgtttccatggaaacgagcgtggtgaccccattttttatttcatttttgcacttgcacaacttccaagaatatttgtgcaaagtttcaagaaaatgacaccacaacctaattttgacgtaattcgtagtacttcaccttaacacAATGAACACGCAGCCAACAAAACGTTTCGAAAACATCAACAATTCGTGACTCGTCGAATCAAGTTTCTCAAATTTTCCATATGCTTTAGGTATTTAGAATATATTAATCTTATAGACTAAAAAGATACTACCGAATGCATTCATTCAAGCACGTATTCATCGACTGAGTCTACACGTCAATATATCAGTTCACGATAGATATATCTTTCGCCAAAAAATATCACTGATTCGATTTTCCTTGCCAAACGAAACTTTTAAGTCACAAATTATATCGTAGAAGAACTGGGATGAAAGGTATGCGTTGATATTGATTAATTTTCGTCACCTAATGTCTATATTTTCTCTATCAAGCGATTGTTTATACCTTCATTCCCTTTGCGCGAGGAATACAAACTGAGACAGTACTACTACACAAGTACACGTAACATGTGTCAATGTTTTCGTGAAGTACATGTAAACTCCCTTGTCAATGGAGACGTTGCACTGTCTGGCAGATTCATCAATAGCAAGTAGCGTCAACGTACGATTTCGCTAGGTCAATATTTGAATTAAAAACCGAATATCAATGCTGTGTCAATCACTTTACTATATGCACAGGCAATTAATTACCTTCTAGACACTTCGATGCTTATTGAAAGGGATAATAGCTGTAACTTATGgctagtttttcagtattctgcttctgtatatcaactaccgtgtctcaccctaatccgtttgtcaagctgaaatttcgagtattctttttgtcaacacagcttttATGTGTGTAGcgacacagacaaatataggaagactggaaacgcggcatgccttttgttccatggtcgtctcggtagaccattggcttttcatattaaaacgagcttcaaaggtgttaaactttttggaggctttgtttgtggttgataattacacgagattatgcgaaaaatacgacaagatggcatcgtactgccagtcgcgtagcaaccatagttactttgtgagctctcaggccagaaacactgcttcacgccaat from Ptychodera flava strain L36383 chromosome 12, AS_Pfla_20210202, whole genome shotgun sequence includes the following:
- the LOC139145550 gene encoding uncharacterized protein isoform X2 → MCDAAAQNVATLLSVLLLRFLSGTCTPSRQNMRFVRHPLLALFIFFNFIRPARDKEGQRCNDQNGVTAIRAETVQIPPGFVVYVENNINLSINSGIAIGDAATLALCVNVTFKQDPIKCLICKYDIEDILCNSIRYTLLKDNKSGKWILEAFHLTSADEEITYCWFDDDSNTKLGQNTVIVRERRSSNITVIGKEHSNISVVTHIHCEKAVDVAYKNGNTHHFDFALEGGNATGCNVYTSSYSLSFAFYYLSFNVWNVTGDLAGMHTLAVAGCNNFTTELSVKLEVIEGSKKDTTKPGSESSDDIDDETVWCSCINGTQLLLPFNVESEVKGKGIYRVKSNGTFLIWSADHRNAEDSIEYVCQLPENCVYSANETLGRGMTAGGSSVTVPVWVIPVAIIVAVIFGIGIGILLYKMKDCLWNKLDAEGGT
- the LOC139145550 gene encoding uncharacterized protein isoform X3; this encodes MRFVRHPLLALFIFFNFIRPARDKEGQRCNDQNGVTAIRAETVQIPPGFVVYVENNINLSINSGIAIGDAATLALCVNVTFKQDPIKCLICKYDIEDILCNSIRYTLLKDNKSGKWILEAFHLTSADEEITYCWFDDDSNTKLGQNTVIVRERRSSNITVIGKEHSNISVVTHIHCEKAVDVAYKNGNTHHFDFALEGGNATGCNVYTSSYSLSFAFYYLSFNVWNVTGDLAGMHTLAVAGCNNFTTELSVKLEVIEGSKKDTTKPGSESSDDIDDETVWCSCINGTQLLLPFNVESEVKGKGIYRVKSNGTFLIWSADHRNAEDSIEYVCQLPENCVYSANETLGRGMTGAYFDQNKNQSNCAAKYYQDVYEERTFLIKPLRVTRNTRNNCSNNDRVA
- the LOC139145550 gene encoding uncharacterized protein isoform X4 translates to MRFVRHPLLALFIFFNFIRPARDKEGQRCNDQNGVTAIRAETVQIPPGFVVYVENNINLSINSGIAIGDAATLALCVNVTFKQDPIKCLICKYDIEDILCNSIRYTLLKDNKSGKWILEAFHLTSADEEITYCWFDDDSNTKLGQNTVIVRERRSSNITVIGKEHSNISVVTHIHCEKAVDVAYKNGNTHHFDFALEGGNATGCNVYTSSYSLSFAFYYLSFNVWNVTGDLAGMHTLAVAGCNNFTTELSVKLEVIEGSKKDTTKPGSESSDDIDDETVWCSCINGTQLLLPFNVESEVKGKGIYRVKSNGTFLIWSADHRNAEDSIEYVCQLPENCVYSANETLGRGMTAGGSSVTVPVWVIPVAIIVAVIFGIGIGILLYKMKDCLWNKLDAEGGT
- the LOC139145550 gene encoding uncharacterized protein isoform X1; the encoded protein is MCDAAAQNVATLLSVLLLRFLSGTCTPSRQNMRFVRHPLLALFIFFNFIRPARDKEGQRCNDQNGVTAIRAETVQIPPGFVVYVENNINLSINSGIAIGDAATLALCVNVTFKQDPIKCLICKYDIEDILCNSIRYTLLKDNKSGKWILEAFHLTSADEEITYCWFDDDSNTKLGQNTVIVRERRSSNITVIGKEHSNISVVTHIHCEKAVDVAYKNGNTHHFDFALEGGNATGCNVYTSSYSLSFAFYYLSFNVWNVTGDLAGMHTLAVAGCNNFTTELSVKLEVIEGSKKDTTKPGSESSDDIDDETVWCSCINGTQLLLPFNVESEVKGKGIYRVKSNGTFLIWSADHRNAEDSIEYVCQLPENCVYSANETLGRGMTGAYFDQNKNQSNCAAKYYQDVYEERTFLIKPLRVTRNTRNNCSNNDRVA